The following proteins are encoded in a genomic region of Bacteroidota bacterium:
- the thpR gene encoding RNA 2',3'-cyclic phosphodiesterase, which produces MKRTFIAIKIKAETTLLKVIYDYKLVLKDSQIRWVDENNLHLTLKFLGNTNENLIKPICEKLENIAGNQKSFSLDLCETGLFKNLKNPRALWIGINESPELDKLKFDIELAMEKLGFEMDIKNFNPHLTIGRVKHLENKHFLKNLIEKYKAKSFQQIYPA; this is translated from the coding sequence ATGAAACGAACTTTTATTGCAATAAAAATTAAAGCTGAAACTACTTTATTGAAAGTAATTTACGATTATAAGTTGGTTTTGAAAGATTCACAAATCAGATGGGTCGATGAAAATAATTTGCATTTGACGCTTAAATTTCTCGGAAATACCAATGAAAATTTGATTAAACCAATTTGCGAAAAGTTAGAAAATATTGCAGGCAATCAAAAATCATTTTCTTTAGATTTGTGCGAAACAGGCTTGTTTAAAAACCTGAAAAATCCAAGAGCTTTATGGATAGGAATTAATGAATCGCCAGAATTAGATAAGCTAAAATTTGATATTGAACTGGCTATGGAAAAACTTGGTTTTGAAATGGATATTAAAAATTTCAATCCACATCTTACAATTGGTAGAGTAAAACATCTTGAAAATAAGCATTTTCTGAAAAATTTGATTGAAAAATATAAAG
- the elbB gene encoding isoprenoid biosynthesis glyoxalase ElbB, whose product METQKKFAVVLAGCGVFDGAEIHEATMTLYSIKKNGAEYEIFAPNIQQHHVVNHISGEEMDETRNVLIESARIARGNIKALSEFKAEQFDAIIFPGGFGVAKNLCDFAINGTNCTVDEEVEAAIKKMFALKKPIGALCISPVLLAKVLGNVELTIGQDKGTAEAIENLGSTHLNTNHGEVIVDKVYKVATTPCYMLDASITDIADGAENIVKAILEM is encoded by the coding sequence ATGGAAACTCAAAAGAAATTTGCAGTAGTATTAGCCGGATGTGGAGTATTCGATGGAGCTGAAATACACGAAGCAACCATGACTTTATACTCTATAAAAAAAAATGGAGCTGAATACGAAATTTTTGCACCCAACATTCAGCAACATCATGTTGTGAATCATATTTCGGGCGAAGAAATGGATGAAACCCGCAACGTTTTGATAGAATCTGCACGCATTGCACGCGGAAATATTAAAGCTTTGAGCGAATTTAAAGCTGAACAATTCGATGCCATTATATTTCCGGGAGGTTTTGGAGTTGCCAAAAATTTGTGCGATTTTGCAATAAATGGCACAAATTGCACTGTGGACGAAGAAGTTGAGGCAGCAATTAAAAAAATGTTTGCTTTGAAAAAACCAATTGGTGCCTTGTGCATTTCGCCGGTTTTGCTAGCTAAAGTTTTAGGAAATGTAGAGCTTACAATCGGGCAAGATAAAGGAACAGCAGAGGCAATCGAAAATCTCGGTTCAACACACCTGAATACAAATCATGGCGAAGTTATTGTTGACAAAGTATATAAAGTAGCCACAACACCTTGCTACATGCTCGATGCTTCTATTACCGACATTGCCGATGGAGCAGAAAATATTGTGAAAGCAATTCTTGAGATGTGA
- a CDS encoding S9 family peptidase translates to MKFLNKLLIVIAVFAIANPLFSQTDTKKISLEDLWKNYTFYPRSVYGLRSTNDGENYTVLNKGINILKISYKTGDTLLNFTDTSTFYDNGIKRISDYSFNETETKILLTSKKEAIYRHSFSASYFVFDIETKNIIPLSENGKQQLATFSPDGSKIAFVRDNNLFVMNLAKLEEIQITTDGKYNEIINGAPDWVYEEEFAFSKAFVWSPNGDRLAYYKFNESEVKQFNMTTYGELYPEWYRFKYPKAGEDNAIVSINVFDFNTKKSIVADIGTETDQYVPRIKWTKDNDIFAIYKMNRLQNKLEILLANAKNGSTQIILTEEDEKYVDEVKDNTVIFLNDKKHFIYSSEKSGFYHLYLYDLNGNLVNQITQGEWDVTDFNGYDTKSKRVFFTSAEDSPLQRKVCSIKLNGKSKKDISQKIGTNKAVFSKNFKYFINYYSNANSPTYVSLHNSSGKFVRELKNNNSLIEKMTDYGFSKKEFFSFKTSENVELNAWMIKPSDFDENKKYPVFFTIYGGPGSQTVTDSWDGNMGWYQMLAQNGYIVVSLDNRGTGARGEEFKKITYEQLGKYETIDQIEFAKYLRRKSFVDPDRIGVFGWSYGGYMSTLCLTKGAAFFKMAIAVAPVTNWRFYDSIYTERYMGLPKNNAEGYDDNSPINHVEKMKGKFLLVHGTGDDNVHFQNSMELASKLIEANIQFEEQFYPNKNHGIYGGNTRLHLYTKMTNFIFDNL, encoded by the coding sequence ATGAAATTTCTAAACAAACTATTAATTGTCATTGCAGTTTTTGCAATTGCAAATCCACTTTTTTCGCAAACAGATACAAAGAAAATAAGCCTTGAAGACCTTTGGAAAAACTACACATTTTATCCTCGTTCGGTTTACGGTTTGCGCTCCACGAACGATGGCGAAAATTACACAGTTTTAAACAAAGGAATTAATATTCTAAAAATCAGCTATAAAACCGGAGATACTTTATTAAATTTCACTGACACAAGTACATTTTACGATAATGGAATCAAGAGAATTTCAGATTATAGTTTCAACGAGACGGAAACAAAAATCTTGCTGACAAGCAAAAAAGAAGCAATTTACAGGCATTCATTTTCGGCAAGTTATTTTGTTTTCGATATTGAAACAAAAAATATTATTCCTTTGTCGGAAAATGGCAAACAGCAGTTAGCAACATTTTCGCCCGATGGTTCAAAAATTGCATTTGTAAGAGACAACAACCTTTTTGTTATGAACTTAGCTAAGCTTGAGGAAATTCAGATTACCACCGATGGAAAATACAATGAAATAATTAATGGTGCTCCCGATTGGGTTTACGAAGAAGAATTTGCTTTTTCGAAAGCTTTTGTTTGGTCGCCAAATGGTGATAGATTAGCTTATTACAAATTCAACGAATCTGAGGTTAAACAATTTAACATGACTACTTATGGTGAACTTTATCCTGAATGGTATCGTTTTAAATATCCAAAAGCTGGTGAGGACAATGCGATTGTAAGCATCAATGTTTTCGATTTCAATACAAAAAAATCAATTGTTGCAGATATTGGAACAGAAACAGACCAATATGTTCCACGCATAAAATGGACAAAAGACAATGATATTTTTGCGATTTACAAAATGAACCGGCTCCAAAACAAACTCGAAATTCTGTTGGCTAATGCTAAAAATGGAAGCACTCAAATAATCCTGACAGAAGAGGACGAAAAATATGTGGATGAGGTAAAAGATAACACAGTAATTTTTCTCAACGACAAAAAACATTTCATCTACAGTAGTGAAAAAAGCGGATTCTATCATTTATATTTATACGATTTGAACGGCAATCTGGTGAATCAAATAACTCAAGGCGAATGGGATGTTACAGATTTTAACGGATACGATACAAAATCGAAACGAGTATTTTTCACTTCTGCCGAAGATTCTCCACTACAACGAAAAGTTTGTTCTATAAAATTGAACGGCAAATCGAAAAAAGACATTTCGCAAAAAATTGGTACAAACAAAGCAGTTTTTAGCAAAAACTTCAAATATTTCATAAACTATTATTCGAATGCAAATTCTCCAACATACGTGAGTTTGCACAATTCGTCAGGCAAATTTGTTCGAGAATTAAAAAACAATAATAGCCTTATTGAAAAAATGACAGATTATGGTTTTAGTAAAAAAGAATTTTTCTCATTTAAGACTTCCGAAAATGTAGAATTAAATGCCTGGATGATAAAACCTTCGGATTTTGACGAAAACAAAAAATATCCTGTCTTTTTCACAATTTATGGTGGTCCTGGTTCGCAAACCGTAACCGACAGTTGGGACGGGAACATGGGTTGGTATCAAATGCTTGCTCAAAATGGCTATATAGTAGTTTCGCTCGACAATAGAGGAACAGGAGCACGTGGCGAGGAATTCAAAAAAATTACCTACGAACAATTAGGAAAATACGAAACTATCGATCAGATTGAATTTGCAAAATATCTAAGGAGAAAATCTTTTGTCGATCCCGATAGAATTGGCGTATTTGGCTGGAGTTATGGAGGTTATATGTCCACACTTTGCCTAACGAAAGGAGCAGCATTTTTCAAAATGGCAATTGCAGTTGCTCCGGTTACCAACTGGCGATTCTACGACTCAATTTATACCGAAAGATATATGGGACTGCCGAAAAATAATGCAGAAGGATACGATGATAATTCGCCAATAAATCATGTTGAAAAAATGAAGGGCAAATTCCTTTTAGTTCATGGAACCGGCGACGATAATGTTCATTTTCAGAATTCTATGGAGCTGGCATCGAAACTTATTGAAGCAAATATACAGTTCGAGGAGCAATTTTACCCTAACAAAAATCATGGCATCTATGGAGGAAACACCCGATTGCATCTTTACACAAAAATGACAAATTTTATTTTTGATAATTTATAG